One part of the Eubalaena glacialis isolate mEubGla1 chromosome 19, mEubGla1.1.hap2.+ XY, whole genome shotgun sequence genome encodes these proteins:
- the SCRN2 gene encoding secernin-2 isoform X2, with the protein MASWSPDTPCSCDCFVSVPPASAIPAVIFAKNSDRPREEVQEVVFVPAGTHVPGSRLQCTYIEVEQVSKTHAAILSRPSWLWGAEMGANEHGVCIGNEAVWTKEPVGTGEALLGMDLLRLALERGSSAQEALHVITGLLERYGQGGSCREDPMPFSYHNTFLLADRTEAWVLETAGRLWAAQRIQEGAHNISNQLSIGTDISAEHPELRPHARAQGWWGGQGAFDFAQIFSLTQQPVRMEAAKARFRAGRELLQQRQGGITAEVMMGILRSKESGICMDSGGFRTTASMVSVLPQDPTQPCVHFLTATPDPSRSVFKPFIFGVGAAQAPQVLSPTFGAQDPVRSLPRFQTQVDRRHALYRGHQVALGLMESEQDRGQQLRQKQRDLEQEGLEAVRGLLAREWAPPPQELGGLFQAFVEKESRVYA; encoded by the exons ATGGCATCGTGGAGCCCTGACACCCCATGTTCCTGCGACTGCTTTGTCTCGGTGCCCCCGGCCTCGGCCATCCCAGCTGTGATCTTTGCCAAGAACTCTGACCGGCCCCGGGAAGAGGTGCAGGAGGTGGTGTTTGTACCGGCAGGCACTCACGTCCCTGGGAGCCGGCTCCAG TGCACCTACATTGAGGTGGAACAGGTGTCAAAGACCCATGCTGCAATCCTGAGCCGCCCTTCTTGGCTGTGGGGGGCTGAGATGGGCGCCAATGAGCATGGTGTCTGCATTGGCAACGAGGCGGTGTGGACCAAGGAGCCAGTTGGGACAGGGGAAGCTCTGCTGGGCATGGATTTACTCAG GCTGGCTTTAGAACGGGGCAGCTCAGCCCAGGAGGCCTTGCACGTGATCACAGGCTTGCTGGAGCGCTACGGGCAGGGGGGCAGCTGCCGGGAGGACCCCATGCCATTCTCCTACCACAACACCTTCCTGCTGGCCGACCGGACTGAGGCATGGGTGCTGGAGACGGCGGGGAGGCTGTGGGCTGCGCAGAGGATCCAGG AGGGGGCCCACAACATCTCCAACCAGCTGAGCATCGGCACAGACATCTCAGCAGAACACCCTGAGCTCCGGCCCCACGCCCGGGCCCAGGgctggtggggtgggcagggtgcctttgactttgcccagatcttCTCCCTGACCCAGCAGCCTGTGCGCATGGAGGCTGCCAAGGCCCGCTTCCGGGCCGGGCGGGAGCTGCTGCAGCAACGGCAAG GGGGCATCACGGCAGAGGTGATGATGGGCATCCTCAGGAGCAAGGAGAGTGGCATCTGTATGGACTCTGGAGGCTTCCGCACCACAGCCAGCATGGTGTCCGTGCTGCCCCAGGACCCCACACAGCCCTGTGTCCACTTCCTCACTGCCACACCAGACCCGTCCCG GTCAGTGTTCAAACCTTTCATCTTTGGTGTGGGAGCGGCCCAGGCCCCCCAGGTGCTGTCCCCCACTTTTGGAGCACAGGACCCTGTTCGGAGCCTGCCTCGATTCCAGACTCAGGTGGATCGCCGGCACGCCCTCTACCGCGGACACCAGGTGGCCCTGGGGCTGATGGAGAGTGAGCAG GATCGGGGGCAGCAGCTCCGGCAGAAGCAGCGGGACCTGGAGCAGGAAGGCCTGGAGGCTGTGCGGGGGCTGCTGGCCAGGGAGTGGGCCCCACCCCCCCAGGAGCTGGGCGGCCTCTTCCAGGCCTTTGTGGAGAAGGAGAGCCGGGTATATGCCTGA
- the LRRC46 gene encoding leucine-rich repeat-containing protein 46: protein MPGAKPAQSPEEGGVCITEALITKRNLAFPEDEDLSEKMFHTLAELQTVRLDREGITTIRNLEGLQNLHSLYLQGNKIERIENLACVPSLRFLSLAGNRIRQVENLRDLPHLQFLDLSENLIEILKLDEFPESLLILNLTGNSCTNQDGYRKLVTEALPLLLDLDRQPVAERWTSDEEDKASSDEDEEFPERKGPFCSERGFLKELGQEMSRHREHRQRTALLEHLLRVEMRPALTDPPLLPGAPMAGDRSPSVTPRQGKETSLEPVSLPQASSATKKPCLLASRSQQSTVQAGKGVRVAAAAKASPAGAPSTTKTVTKRIKK from the exons ATGCCTGGAG CTAAGCCTGCCCAGAGTCCAGAGGAAGGCGGTGTGTGCATTACTGAAGCCCTTATCACTAAGCGGAACTTGGCCTTCCCTGAGGATGAGGACCTGTCAGAGAAGAT GTTCCACACGCTTGCTGAACTGCAGACTGTCCGCCTGGACCGGGAGGGAATTACCACTATCAGGAACCTAGAGGGCCTCCAGAATCTTCACAGCCTCTATCTGCAAGGG AATAAGATCGAGCGAATTGAGAACCTGGCCTGCGTCCCCTCCTTACG CTTCCTGTCTCTGGCAGGAAACCGAATCAGGCAGGTGGAAAACCTCCGCGACCTCCCACACCTCCAGTTTCTGGACCTTTCTGAGAACCTGATAGAAATACTGAAGCTGG ATGAATTCCCCGAGAGCCTTCTCATCCTCAACCTGACTGGAAACAGCTGCACCAACCAGGATGGCTACAG GAAGCTGGTGACAGAAGCCCTGCCACTGCTCCTGGACCTAGACAGGCAGCCTGTGGCAGAGCGCTGGACCTCGGACGAGGAGGATAAAGCCTCAAGCGATGAGGACGAGGAGTTCCCAGAGCGGAAAGGCCCGTTCTGCTCAGAGCGAG GCTTCCTCAAGGAGCTGGGGCAGGAGATGAGCAGGCACCGGGAGCACAGGCAGCGGACAGCCCTGCTGGAGCACCTACTGAGGGTGGAGATGCGGCCCGCCCTCACCGACCCCCCACTGCTGCCAGGGGCACCCATGGCCGGGGACAGAAGCCCTTCCGTCACTCCCAGGCAAGGGAAGGAGACATCCCTGGAGCCCGTCTCCTTGCCACAAGCCTCCTCTGCCACCAAGAAACCATGCCTTCTGGCTTCCAGGAGCCAGCAAAGCACTGTTCAGGCAGGGAAGGGGGTCAGAGTGGCCGCAGCCGCCAAGGCCTCTCCGGCTGGGGCCCCCAGCACGACCAAAACTGTGACCAAAAGAATCAAGAAGTGA
- the SCRN2 gene encoding secernin-2 isoform X1: protein MERWHERDTLISTSPQMASWSPDTPCSCDCFVSVPPASAIPAVIFAKNSDRPREEVQEVVFVPAGTHVPGSRLQCTYIEVEQVSKTHAAILSRPSWLWGAEMGANEHGVCIGNEAVWTKEPVGTGEALLGMDLLRLALERGSSAQEALHVITGLLERYGQGGSCREDPMPFSYHNTFLLADRTEAWVLETAGRLWAAQRIQEGAHNISNQLSIGTDISAEHPELRPHARAQGWWGGQGAFDFAQIFSLTQQPVRMEAAKARFRAGRELLQQRQGGITAEVMMGILRSKESGICMDSGGFRTTASMVSVLPQDPTQPCVHFLTATPDPSRSVFKPFIFGVGAAQAPQVLSPTFGAQDPVRSLPRFQTQVDRRHALYRGHQVALGLMESEQDRGQQLRQKQRDLEQEGLEAVRGLLAREWAPPPQELGGLFQAFVEKESRVYA from the exons ATGGAGAGGTGGCACGAGAGGGACACACTCATCTCCACCTCTCCCCAGATGGCATCGTGGAGCCCTGACACCCCATGTTCCTGCGACTGCTTTGTCTCGGTGCCCCCGGCCTCGGCCATCCCAGCTGTGATCTTTGCCAAGAACTCTGACCGGCCCCGGGAAGAGGTGCAGGAGGTGGTGTTTGTACCGGCAGGCACTCACGTCCCTGGGAGCCGGCTCCAG TGCACCTACATTGAGGTGGAACAGGTGTCAAAGACCCATGCTGCAATCCTGAGCCGCCCTTCTTGGCTGTGGGGGGCTGAGATGGGCGCCAATGAGCATGGTGTCTGCATTGGCAACGAGGCGGTGTGGACCAAGGAGCCAGTTGGGACAGGGGAAGCTCTGCTGGGCATGGATTTACTCAG GCTGGCTTTAGAACGGGGCAGCTCAGCCCAGGAGGCCTTGCACGTGATCACAGGCTTGCTGGAGCGCTACGGGCAGGGGGGCAGCTGCCGGGAGGACCCCATGCCATTCTCCTACCACAACACCTTCCTGCTGGCCGACCGGACTGAGGCATGGGTGCTGGAGACGGCGGGGAGGCTGTGGGCTGCGCAGAGGATCCAGG AGGGGGCCCACAACATCTCCAACCAGCTGAGCATCGGCACAGACATCTCAGCAGAACACCCTGAGCTCCGGCCCCACGCCCGGGCCCAGGgctggtggggtgggcagggtgcctttgactttgcccagatcttCTCCCTGACCCAGCAGCCTGTGCGCATGGAGGCTGCCAAGGCCCGCTTCCGGGCCGGGCGGGAGCTGCTGCAGCAACGGCAAG GGGGCATCACGGCAGAGGTGATGATGGGCATCCTCAGGAGCAAGGAGAGTGGCATCTGTATGGACTCTGGAGGCTTCCGCACCACAGCCAGCATGGTGTCCGTGCTGCCCCAGGACCCCACACAGCCCTGTGTCCACTTCCTCACTGCCACACCAGACCCGTCCCG GTCAGTGTTCAAACCTTTCATCTTTGGTGTGGGAGCGGCCCAGGCCCCCCAGGTGCTGTCCCCCACTTTTGGAGCACAGGACCCTGTTCGGAGCCTGCCTCGATTCCAGACTCAGGTGGATCGCCGGCACGCCCTCTACCGCGGACACCAGGTGGCCCTGGGGCTGATGGAGAGTGAGCAG GATCGGGGGCAGCAGCTCCGGCAGAAGCAGCGGGACCTGGAGCAGGAAGGCCTGGAGGCTGTGCGGGGGCTGCTGGCCAGGGAGTGGGCCCCACCCCCCCAGGAGCTGGGCGGCCTCTTCCAGGCCTTTGTGGAGAAGGAGAGCCGGGTATATGCCTGA